GCCCCCTCCACCACAGCCGCACCAATTAATCTTCCTTCACGGTCTGTGACTTCTTTCATGGCAGCTTGCTGGCCCGCTTTACTGTAAGCCAATGCCTCCAGCTTCATCAGGGCATCTTTTAAGGTAGAAGGCTGCAGTGAAGGCAGGTCGCCGCCGCAGATGAGGAGGCAGTCCGCCAGCCGGTTTTGTTGTCCCGATTTCAGAATAAAATCCGCCGCATACTGCATGCAATCATCAAAACTACCGCCCTGGTCGGGAAAGACACCGGCAAGATGATCCAGGTCCTTTAACTCCGCCAGCAGGTAGTTTAGGTGGGAGCGATCCCCGTCCCTGTTGTGGCATACCCATACATCCACCCCAACGGACAAGCAAGTGTCCAGCACATCCAGCAGACAAGCCTCGTACAACGCCGTCGCTTCTTCCGGGGTGAGGATGCCGCCCCGGGCTTCCGTAAGGCGGGTCTTGCAGTCGCCTACTTTGGGCACCTTGGTAAAGACCAGGATTGCTTTTTTCATGCACCGTTACCTCCCGCATAGATCATGGGAACAGGCTGGCATGCCTTTTTCTCCGGGCAAGCGTCACATTGTTCCCGGTAAGGGTCCGGCAGTTCTTCCATCCGGCAGGCCGCAAAACCCATTTTCTCGTAGAAGGCGCCGGCCCCGCCCCGCGCCAGGGTCGCCAGCTCAAACCGTCCCCCGGCTTGGCCGTCTTGAGCGGAGTGACGGCAGCAGCGCCAGGGATTCTTAAGGATTTCCCCTAACAAGAGCCGCCCTATGCCCTGGGCCAAGTACTCTTTTCTTACACCCAGCACTTCCAGGAAAAAACGGTCGGCACCGGTTTGTGCCACTTTGGCTCCCGCCAATACTTGTCCCCCGGCTTTCACGACTAGCTGTTCCTCGATCCTGCCCGGAATACCCATGCCATACTCAGCTAAAATCATGCTGAGCTGCTCTTCATCCTCTTTCCGGGCAAACCCTACCTGCAGCTCTTGAGGTAACAACACGGCTTTCGGATGAACGTTATGCACCGGTTCCTCACCCTTTCCATACCCGGCAGGGAATGCCGTTATAAGTCCAGGTCCCTATTAGGGGATCAGAGGTCTCATAATCGCCGCCGGTTAAAAGATTAGCATTGGAGCGCCAAATGCCGCCTAACTCCGGATCCCGCAAGTCCTCTTCCGGGCACCACCAGCCGTACTCCACACTGACCACCCCGTCACACATGGGCAGGATGCGAGTCACAAAACGGGCTCTGCCTCGGGCCGTCTCCACTACGACGGGATCTCCTTCTTGCAGTCCCCAAGAAGCAGCTGTCCCCGGGCTCATTTCCGCCACAGGCTCCGGATGCACCCGCC
This Clostridia bacterium DNA region includes the following protein-coding sequences:
- a CDS encoding N-acetyltransferase; this encodes MILAEYGMGIPGRIEEQLVVKAGGQVLAGAKVAQTGADRFFLEVLGVRKEYLAQGIGRLLLGEILKNPWRCCRHSAQDGQAGGRFELATLARGGAGAFYEKMGFAACRMEELPDPYREQCDACPEKKACQPVPMIYAGGNGA
- a CDS encoding DUF2064 domain-containing protein, which gives rise to MKKAILVFTKVPKVGDCKTRLTEARGGILTPEEATALYEACLLDVLDTCLSVGVDVWVCHNRDGDRSHLNYLLAELKDLDHLAGVFPDQGGSFDDCMQYAADFILKSGQQNRLADCLLICGGDLPSLQPSTLKDALMKLEALAYSKAGQQAAMKEVTDREGRLIGAAVVEGACQEGGFSLVGLTCTTDFDFYSVFYNIHGVTALDMLANKVWERDIPIAFVEQVPDLDLPVDLASLIPVLRVMELAAQYDPGVKVPRRVLRYLEDIGLQSTAVPPESKKLEMLN